AGATCCACACCAAGGACCATCACACCCGGCGCGGCCTGCTCATGCTGGTGGGCAAGCGTCGCCGTCTCCAGACCTACCTGGAGCGCGTGGATCTGGATGGCTACCGCCGCCTGATCCAGGATCTCGGACTCCGTCGCTAGGTGGTGTCCGGCTGATCGAGTTGGGAACGCGGCCGCTCCCGGCGTCGGGGGCGGCCCTTATTTTTTGACAGGCACTGGTTGAACGGACGCGTCGCCGAAACCAGGCACAGCGGCAGGCAGGTCGATCCCGGCCCGGACCCGCCTTCCCGCCGGTGTGCCTCCTTTTGGACCGCGGCCGTTCGACCCCATCCGGAGCCAGCGGGCTCCCAGACCAAGGAGAACGGCATGATGATTGAAAAGTCCATCGACCTGGACGGCCGCCGGCTGAGCTTCCAGATCGGCAAGGTGGCCCGGCAGGCCCATGGTTCGGTGTGGGCGCGCTTCGAGGACACGGTGATCCTGGCCGCCGTCTGCGCCGAGACCAAGCCCCGTCTCGGGCAGGATTTCTTCCCCCTGCAGGTGGAGTACCGCGAGAAGCTCTATTCCGCCGGCCGCTTTCCCGGCGGCTTCTTCAAGCGCGAGGCCCGTCCGGCCGAGAGCGAGGTGCTCAACAGCCGCCTGATCGACCGGCCCCTCCGTCCCCTCTTCGACGAGGGCTTCAGCAACGAGACCCAGATCCACGCCACTGTCTTCAGCTACGACCGCAGCTGCGATCCCGGCCCCCTGGCCTGCTGCGCCGCCAGCCTGGCCCTCTGCGCCAGCCCCATCCCCTTCCGGCGCCTGGTGGGCTCCGTGCAGGTGGCCCGCATCCATGGCGAGCCCGTCGTCAATCCCAGCCTCGACCAGCTGGCCATGAGCGACGTGGAGATGGTGGTGGCCGCCACCAAGGAGTCCATCACGATGGTGGAAGGCGAATCGGGGGAGATCAGCGAGAGCGAGATGCTGGAGCTGATCCGCTTCGCCCACGAGCGCATCCGCCGCATCATCGCCCTCCAGGAGGAGGTGCTGGCCGAGCTGGGCGCCATCGAGAAGTGGCCGGTGACG
The window above is part of the bacterium genome. Proteins encoded here:
- the rpsO gene encoding 30S ribosomal protein S15 — its product is MDKQRIKEIAAKFGKSETDTGSAAVQIALLSERIKELTEHVKIHTKDHHTRRGLLMLVGKRRRLQTYLERVDLDGYRRLIQDLGLRR